A region from the Halobacillus mangrovi genome encodes:
- a CDS encoding solute:sodium symporter family transporter codes for MNLFTVASFLFFTALVALVSWWFTRKENLDTQDGYFLGGRNLGAWVIAGSLMLTNLSTEQLVGLNAQGYSDTIAVMGWEVGSAIALVVVAFFLLPRYLKGGITTIPDFLEDRYDFGTKQIVTILFLFGYVFNLLPPILYSGAVAINGIFNIPEALGLSRTGGLWVTVFAIGIVGSIYAIFGGLKAVAVSDTINGVGLLIGGLLIPIIGLFVLGDGSFTNGFQTIVENSPEKLNSVGGPESPVPFGTMFTGMLLVNLFYWGTAQHIMQRAIAAKNLKEGQKGVLIAAFLKLLGPVFLILPGIIAFNMFGPGLEPTDAYPRLVTEVLPTPLVGFFAAVLFGAILSSFNSALNSSVTLIALNIYKPYFNPDAPDKQIVRKGKTVGIILALFAMCIAPLIDKVPQGFFQYLQIVNGFYNVPIFTILIVGYLTKRVPAIAAKVSLFVFIAIYATTQLFWDTGVHFLHILAILFVACSLLMLLIGKIRPRDTDFILEQKSKVDMKPWKLVYPVGIAATLAMIIIYILLSPAGII; via the coding sequence ATGAATCTATTTACTGTTGCATCATTTCTATTTTTTACAGCGCTAGTCGCTTTAGTTTCATGGTGGTTTACGAGAAAAGAAAACTTAGATACACAGGATGGTTATTTCCTGGGTGGAAGGAACTTAGGTGCTTGGGTGATCGCTGGTTCCTTAATGCTGACGAACTTATCTACAGAGCAGCTAGTTGGTCTGAATGCTCAAGGGTATTCGGATACGATCGCTGTGATGGGGTGGGAAGTAGGTTCCGCCATTGCGCTTGTCGTAGTAGCCTTCTTCCTGCTTCCAAGATATTTGAAAGGCGGAATTACAACGATTCCGGATTTCTTAGAAGATCGCTATGATTTTGGAACAAAACAGATTGTAACGATCCTTTTCTTATTCGGGTATGTATTCAACTTGCTGCCTCCGATTCTTTATTCCGGAGCTGTTGCGATTAACGGAATTTTTAATATTCCTGAAGCTCTTGGCTTGAGCCGTACCGGCGGCTTATGGGTAACCGTATTTGCAATTGGGATTGTCGGATCCATTTACGCTATTTTCGGTGGGTTGAAAGCGGTTGCTGTCTCGGACACAATTAATGGAGTAGGATTGCTGATTGGTGGACTGCTAATTCCGATTATCGGGTTGTTTGTTCTCGGTGATGGATCCTTCACAAACGGATTCCAAACAATTGTAGAAAATTCTCCTGAGAAGCTGAATTCAGTCGGAGGACCGGAAAGCCCGGTTCCATTTGGAACGATGTTCACTGGAATGCTCCTCGTTAACTTGTTCTACTGGGGAACTGCTCAGCACATTATGCAGCGAGCGATTGCAGCTAAGAACTTAAAAGAAGGTCAAAAAGGCGTTCTAATCGCAGCCTTCTTGAAACTGCTTGGACCGGTATTCCTGATCTTACCTGGAATTATTGCATTTAACATGTTCGGGCCTGGACTTGAACCTACAGACGCGTATCCGCGCTTAGTTACCGAAGTCCTTCCAACACCACTAGTAGGGTTCTTCGCGGCAGTCTTATTCGGTGCGATCCTGTCGTCATTCAACTCAGCGTTGAACTCATCTGTGACACTAATCGCTCTGAACATTTACAAACCGTATTTCAATCCGGATGCTCCGGATAAACAAATTGTACGAAAAGGTAAAACAGTTGGAATCATTCTTGCATTATTTGCGATGTGTATTGCACCGCTGATTGATAAAGTGCCTCAAGGATTTTTCCAATACTTGCAGATCGTTAACGGATTTTACAACGTGCCGATCTTCACGATTCTTATCGTCGGTTACCTGACGAAACGTGTACCAGCTATCGCAGCAAAAGTTTCCTTGTTCGTGTTTATCGCCATTTACGCGACAACGCAGCTATTCTGGGATACAGGCGTTCATTTCCTGCACATTCTTGCTATTTTATTTGTCGCTTGTTCCCTGTTAATGCTATTGATTGGAAAGATTCGCCCGCGTGACACGGATTTCATACTCGAACAAAAATCCAAAGTCGATATGAAGCCTTGGAAACTTGTTTATCCAGTTGGAATCGCTGCAACCTTAGCAATGATCATCATTTATATCCTGCTTTCTCCAGCGGGAATTATTTAA
- a CDS encoding AraC family transcriptional regulator, whose amino-acid sequence MDQLPPTFGSYGYRFSDPKLQQLAQIWSLGWDEQSTTLYDWDGTNRRDTGKFIFQYTVSGEGAIDINGERHPLTAGHAFIVNIPGNYRYFLPENSSKWEFIYLTLYGDVVDHYWNEIQKDIGPILNIPPDAAPVRYLLQLLENAAEKKISNAHQASGFAYQFTMELFHYCSNLEKNLSQWPETIIEAAMYAKNHYSEDISPDDMAEACGMSRYHFTRQFKQATDRTPIQYLTDLRINKAKELLQNTKYSTEEIATLIGYKNANYFNKVFKKVTETTPGKFREVNRGAMFDHH is encoded by the coding sequence ATGGACCAGCTTCCTCCTACCTTCGGATCCTATGGTTATCGTTTTTCCGATCCAAAGCTCCAGCAGCTGGCGCAAATTTGGTCGCTAGGCTGGGATGAGCAATCCACCACCCTTTATGATTGGGATGGGACAAATCGCAGAGATACAGGAAAATTTATTTTTCAATATACCGTTTCAGGTGAAGGCGCCATAGACATTAACGGGGAAAGGCACCCGCTGACGGCAGGGCACGCCTTTATCGTCAACATCCCTGGCAACTACCGTTATTTCCTTCCTGAGAATAGCAGCAAATGGGAATTCATCTATTTAACGTTATACGGAGATGTCGTCGACCACTATTGGAATGAAATCCAAAAGGATATCGGCCCCATATTGAATATACCTCCAGATGCGGCCCCTGTTCGTTACCTCCTTCAACTGCTTGAGAATGCAGCTGAAAAGAAGATCTCTAACGCCCATCAGGCTTCTGGTTTTGCTTATCAATTTACAATGGAACTTTTTCATTATTGCTCGAATTTGGAGAAGAACCTGTCTCAGTGGCCGGAGACGATCATTGAAGCAGCGATGTATGCCAAAAACCATTACAGTGAAGATATCAGCCCGGACGATATGGCAGAAGCCTGCGGGATGTCACGGTACCATTTCACCCGACAGTTCAAGCAAGCGACTGATCGAACGCCTATTCAATATTTGACTGATTTAAGAATCAATAAAGCAAAAGAACTGCTTCAAAACACGAAATACTCAACGGAAGAAATTGCAACACTGATTGGATATAAAAATGCTAATTACTTCAATAAAGTCTTTAAAAAAGTAACGGAGACGACACCGGGGAAATTTCGCGAAGTGAATCGAGGAGCGATGTTCGATCATCATTAG
- a CDS encoding alpha-galactosidase gives MAIFINEENKQFHLQGKNISYVFHVMKNGQLGQLYIGKRLRNRTDFSHLSKVEHRVASSYVYEEDPSFSLDLLKQEYPSYGTSDYREPAFQLLQPNGSRVSNFTYRSHEVIQGKPKLEGLPATYTESEEEAETLIIHLFDDVTQLDLELMYSIYHDRNVVARSARFINNGKETHKLQRALSTSVDFPDAEYDLIQLSGSWSRERHVHERRLQQGIQSITSTRGTSSSQHNPFLALKRRETTEHHGEVFGFSLVYSGNFLAQVEVDHYENARVSMGINPFDFSWKLEPGQAFQTPEAVIAYSDQGMNGLSQTYHDLYQKRLARGQWRDRARPTLINNWEATYFDFNEEKLLSIAEKSNELGIELFVLDDGWFGKRNDDTTSLGDWFVDEEKLPNGLAPLAEKINDMGMMFGLWFEPEMISRESTLFEQHPEWIIHVPKRHPSTGRHQLVLDFSNPEVVDYIYESMAAILSEANIDYVKWDMNRYMTEIGSVAHESDRQMEVPHRYILGVYSLYERLLESFPHVLFESCASGGARFDPGMLYYAPQGWTSDDTDAMERLSIQYGTSMVYPLSSMGAHVSAVPNHQVKRMTSLKTRGDVAYFGAFGYELDVTEMTEWEQRQIKEQVNWYKEHRELFQYGQFYRLISPFEEDRNETSWMVVSDDKDKAIVGLYQILARPNPGFDRLRLTGLDPDIEYRVEGFEGTYFGDELMQAGLQLESAYNGAQTGGIEESGDFSSKLFVLSKVNES, from the coding sequence ATGGCAATTTTTATCAATGAGGAAAACAAACAATTTCATCTGCAAGGCAAAAATATCAGCTACGTTTTTCACGTGATGAAAAACGGACAGCTTGGCCAATTATATATCGGGAAAAGACTTAGAAACCGTACAGACTTTAGTCATTTATCCAAAGTAGAGCATCGAGTAGCCTCGTCTTATGTGTACGAAGAGGATCCTTCTTTTTCCTTGGACTTACTAAAACAGGAATATCCGAGCTACGGCACTTCGGATTATCGTGAACCGGCCTTTCAATTGCTTCAGCCGAATGGGAGCAGGGTTTCTAATTTTACGTACCGTTCCCATGAAGTGATCCAAGGGAAACCGAAGCTAGAAGGACTGCCAGCGACTTATACAGAGAGTGAGGAAGAAGCGGAAACCTTAATCATTCATCTGTTTGATGACGTTACCCAGCTAGATCTTGAATTGATGTATTCGATCTATCATGACCGGAATGTCGTTGCACGTTCTGCTCGTTTTATCAATAACGGGAAAGAGACCCATAAGCTTCAGCGCGCGTTAAGTACGTCGGTCGATTTTCCTGATGCAGAGTATGATCTGATCCAGCTGTCAGGCTCATGGTCACGGGAGCGTCACGTCCACGAGCGTCGCCTTCAGCAAGGAATACAAAGCATCACAAGCACGAGAGGGACGAGCAGCAGTCAGCACAATCCGTTTCTGGCGTTAAAGCGTAGAGAAACGACCGAACACCATGGGGAGGTTTTTGGTTTTAGCCTCGTCTACAGTGGCAATTTCCTTGCGCAGGTGGAAGTCGACCATTATGAAAATGCCCGAGTCAGCATGGGGATCAACCCATTCGACTTTAGCTGGAAGCTGGAACCTGGACAGGCTTTTCAAACACCAGAGGCGGTGATCGCTTATTCTGATCAAGGAATGAACGGCCTCAGCCAAACCTATCATGACCTTTATCAGAAACGTCTTGCCCGGGGGCAGTGGAGAGACCGTGCACGACCAACCTTAATCAATAACTGGGAAGCGACTTATTTTGATTTTAATGAAGAAAAATTGTTATCCATCGCTGAGAAATCGAACGAACTGGGTATAGAGCTTTTCGTTCTCGATGACGGCTGGTTCGGAAAGAGAAATGACGATACGACTTCACTTGGAGACTGGTTTGTCGATGAGGAAAAACTTCCGAATGGACTTGCCCCCTTAGCTGAAAAAATCAACGATATGGGAATGATGTTCGGTCTCTGGTTCGAGCCTGAGATGATTTCAAGAGAAAGCACGTTGTTTGAACAGCATCCAGAATGGATCATCCATGTTCCAAAGAGACATCCGTCAACTGGCAGACACCAGCTTGTCCTTGATTTTTCGAATCCGGAAGTCGTTGATTACATTTATGAAAGCATGGCAGCCATTTTATCTGAGGCCAATATCGATTACGTAAAGTGGGACATGAACCGTTACATGACGGAAATTGGTTCGGTAGCTCATGAATCAGACAGACAAATGGAAGTGCCTCACCGCTATATTCTGGGTGTCTATTCCTTGTATGAGCGCCTTTTGGAATCATTTCCACACGTGCTGTTCGAATCTTGTGCCAGCGGGGGAGCCCGCTTCGATCCTGGAATGCTTTATTACGCACCTCAAGGATGGACAAGCGACGATACGGATGCGATGGAACGGTTAAGCATTCAATACGGAACGTCAATGGTTTACCCATTGAGCAGCATGGGCGCTCATGTATCAGCAGTTCCGAATCATCAAGTGAAGCGGATGACAAGTTTGAAAACAAGAGGAGACGTTGCTTATTTTGGAGCGTTTGGCTATGAGCTTGACGTTACCGAGATGACTGAATGGGAGCAGCGACAGATAAAAGAGCAAGTGAACTGGTATAAGGAGCACAGGGAACTTTTCCAATACGGCCAGTTTTACCGGCTGATCAGTCCTTTTGAAGAAGACCGAAATGAAACAAGCTGGATGGTCGTTTCTGACGATAAAGACAAGGCGATCGTCGGCCTTTATCAAATACTAGCAAGACCTAATCCAGGTTTTGACCGTTTGCGCCTTACGGGACTCGATCCAGACATCGAATACCGGGTCGAAGGATTTGAAGGTACCTATTTCGGAGACGAACTGATGCAGGCTGGCCTTCAGCTCGAAAGTGCCTATAACGGAGCACAAACAGGCGGCATAGAGGAGTCAGGAGACTTTTCTTCTAAGCTATTCGTTCTGTCAAAAGTCAATGAATCTTAA
- a CDS encoding galactokinase: MEELKQAFENQFGIKGEASFFAPGRVNLIGEHTDYNGGHVFPCALSVGTYAVAKKRQDEKLRFYSMNFPELGVIETELSSLRYVEEHDWANYPKGVIDTFRKSGYEIETGLDVAFFGNIPNGAGLSSSASIELATSVILKDLYDLSVDQIEMIKLSQKAENEFVGVNCGIMDQFAIGMGKRDHAILLNCDTLDFQHTPISLMDHSLIIANTNKRRGLADSKYNERRTQCEEALQALQENLDIHSLGDLSKEAFEENKHLIEDSITQKRAKHAVYENNRTIEAVDKLNAGDIEGFGQLMNDSHVSLRDDYEVTGKELDALVEAAWNEGAVGSRMTGAGFGGCTISIVDQHQVDTFIERVGEAYFHETGLEADFYVVEIGDGAKKLEEE; this comes from the coding sequence ATGGAGGAGTTAAAACAAGCATTTGAAAATCAATTCGGAATAAAAGGAGAGGCATCATTTTTCGCTCCAGGGCGTGTCAATTTGATCGGTGAACATACCGATTATAATGGAGGGCACGTGTTCCCTTGCGCACTGAGCGTCGGTACATATGCCGTTGCAAAAAAACGTCAGGATGAAAAGCTGCGCTTCTATTCTATGAACTTTCCGGAGCTGGGAGTGATAGAAACAGAGCTTTCCAGTTTAAGATACGTCGAAGAACATGATTGGGCGAACTATCCCAAAGGCGTAATCGATACATTCAGAAAAAGCGGGTATGAGATTGAAACAGGACTTGATGTTGCGTTCTTTGGCAACATTCCTAATGGTGCAGGTCTTTCTTCATCCGCTTCTATTGAACTAGCCACATCTGTAATTTTGAAGGATCTATATGATCTATCTGTTGATCAAATAGAGATGATCAAGCTGTCTCAAAAGGCTGAGAATGAATTCGTTGGTGTGAACTGCGGCATCATGGATCAATTTGCCATCGGTATGGGAAAAAGAGATCACGCGATTCTCTTAAACTGTGATACGCTTGATTTTCAGCATACGCCTATTTCCCTTATGGATCATTCTCTGATCATTGCCAATACGAACAAAAGGCGAGGACTTGCTGATTCCAAATACAACGAACGCCGCACTCAATGCGAAGAGGCATTACAAGCCTTACAGGAAAACTTAGATATCCACTCGCTCGGAGATCTATCCAAAGAAGCGTTTGAAGAAAATAAACATCTGATTGAAGATTCAATCACACAAAAGCGTGCAAAACACGCGGTGTATGAAAATAACCGGACGATTGAAGCTGTGGATAAACTGAACGCTGGCGACATTGAAGGATTCGGTCAATTGATGAATGATTCCCACGTCTCTTTAAGAGATGATTATGAGGTAACAGGAAAAGAACTGGATGCCCTCGTTGAAGCCGCCTGGAATGAGGGAGCTGTTGGCTCGAGAATGACAGGGGCAGGATTTGGCGGATGCACGATCAGCATCGTCGATCAGCATCAAGTAGACACGTTTATTGAACGCGTCGGAGAAGCTTACTTTCATGAAACAGGTTTAGAGGCAGATTTTTATGTTGTAGAGATTGGAGACGGAGCGAAAAAACTGGAGGAGGAATGA
- the galE gene encoding UDP-glucose 4-epimerase GalE has protein sequence MTVLVCGGAGYIGSHAVAQLIDRNEKVIVADNLQKGHKDAVLEGAEFYNGDLRDQSFIDRVFEENDIDSVIHFAADSLVGESVEDPLKYYDNNVYGAVCLLRAMAKHSVKRIVFSSTAAVYGEPEQVPIQETDRTEPTNPYGETKLAIEKMLKWTEQAHGIKHVVLRYFNVAGADPDGRIGEDHRPETHLIPIILQVAQGKREKIMIFGDDYPTEDGTCIRDYIHVNDLVDAHLLAIEKLKRDEESGIYNLGNGQGFSVKEVIDSARRVTGHTIPEEVAPRRAGDPAQLVASSEKAINDLGWKPNYADLDTMIKTAWDWFQNHPDGYEK, from the coding sequence ATGACAGTACTTGTATGTGGAGGGGCAGGTTATATAGGAAGCCATGCCGTCGCACAATTAATCGATCGTAATGAAAAGGTAATCGTTGCAGACAATCTGCAAAAAGGACACAAGGATGCCGTATTAGAAGGAGCGGAATTTTACAATGGAGACTTGAGAGATCAATCGTTCATCGATCGTGTCTTCGAAGAAAATGACATTGATTCAGTGATCCATTTTGCTGCTGATTCATTGGTAGGAGAAAGTGTAGAAGATCCGCTGAAATATTACGATAACAACGTGTACGGAGCCGTTTGCCTGCTAAGAGCGATGGCCAAACATTCGGTAAAGCGCATCGTCTTTTCTTCAACGGCAGCTGTCTATGGTGAACCGGAACAGGTGCCCATTCAGGAAACGGATCGTACTGAGCCGACGAATCCATATGGAGAGACAAAGCTTGCGATTGAAAAAATGCTCAAATGGACAGAGCAAGCGCACGGCATCAAACACGTCGTTCTCCGTTACTTCAACGTGGCGGGGGCAGACCCGGATGGGAGAATCGGTGAAGACCACCGTCCGGAAACGCACTTGATCCCAATTATTCTGCAGGTAGCTCAAGGGAAACGTGAAAAGATCATGATTTTTGGCGATGATTACCCAACCGAGGACGGAACGTGTATCCGTGATTACATCCATGTCAACGACCTGGTAGACGCCCATTTGCTGGCGATTGAAAAATTAAAACGTGATGAAGAAAGCGGAATTTATAACCTCGGAAATGGGCAGGGATTCAGCGTAAAAGAAGTCATTGACAGTGCAAGAAGAGTCACAGGACATACGATTCCGGAAGAAGTGGCTCCTAGACGAGCAGGCGATCCGGCCCAGCTTGTCGCTTCTTCTGAAAAAGCAATCAATGATCTTGGCTGGAAGCCGAACTACGCAGATCTCGATACAATGATTAAAACCGCCTGGGACTGGTTCCAAAACCACCCGGACGGATACGAAAAATAA
- the galT gene encoding UDP-glucose--hexose-1-phosphate uridylyltransferase translates to MTIYHDIERLIQYGRHKEMISVWDIDYVRNALFHLFELKGEDPVTINEKSPDTPASILERMLDYAVDEGILEDNTTTERDLFDPKIMDRLVPRPSEVIRDFYHKFEKEGPEAATDYFYQLSKDVHYIRTDRIAKNMHWYSETEYGDLEITINLSKPEKDPKAIAAAKANKDASYPNCLLCKENVGYAGRLDHPARDNHRIIPLDLEGEHWFLQYSPYVYYNEHAIVLSREHRPMSITKESFDRLLDFTDQLPHYFVGSNADLPIVGGSILSHDHFQGGHHEFPMAKAPIEHKFTVPRFKDVKAGIVRWPMSVIRLRGADRHRLSELGNLILNSWRSYTDEEADVYAQTNGDPHNTITPIARYRDGQFELDLVLRNNRTSDEHPMGIFHPHEEVHHIKKENIGLIEVMGLAVLPGRLVDEIEALGDYMVNGKLDDAALEDERTAKHVPWAKSIVSETSITTDNVEEVLQKEIGKRFSEVLEHAGVFKRDDEGQKAFLKFINQL, encoded by the coding sequence ATGACGATTTATCATGATATCGAACGCTTGATTCAATACGGACGGCATAAGGAAATGATTAGTGTCTGGGACATCGATTATGTGCGCAACGCTTTGTTTCACTTGTTTGAATTAAAGGGAGAAGACCCCGTTACCATCAATGAAAAATCTCCGGATACGCCTGCTTCCATTTTGGAGCGAATGCTCGATTATGCAGTGGACGAAGGCATCCTGGAGGATAACACAACGACAGAAAGGGACTTGTTTGACCCGAAGATCATGGATCGTCTTGTTCCGAGGCCTTCAGAGGTCATCCGTGACTTTTATCATAAGTTTGAAAAAGAAGGTCCTGAAGCGGCTACGGATTATTTTTATCAGCTTTCAAAAGATGTTCATTATATTCGCACAGACCGGATCGCAAAAAATATGCACTGGTACAGCGAGACAGAATACGGCGATTTAGAGATTACCATAAATCTATCAAAGCCTGAAAAAGATCCTAAAGCGATCGCTGCAGCCAAAGCGAACAAAGATGCCTCTTACCCGAACTGCTTGTTGTGTAAAGAGAATGTCGGTTATGCGGGAAGACTTGATCATCCGGCAAGGGACAATCACCGCATCATTCCGCTTGACTTGGAAGGTGAACATTGGTTCCTGCAATATTCTCCATATGTTTATTACAACGAACATGCGATTGTACTATCAAGGGAGCACCGCCCGATGAGTATTACGAAGGAGAGCTTCGATCGTCTGCTTGATTTTACTGATCAGCTGCCTCACTATTTTGTCGGATCGAATGCGGATCTTCCGATTGTCGGCGGATCGATCTTGAGCCATGACCATTTCCAGGGAGGACACCATGAGTTTCCGATGGCCAAAGCCCCAATCGAACATAAATTTACGGTTCCTCGTTTCAAGGATGTAAAAGCAGGAATTGTACGCTGGCCGATGTCTGTCATTCGTTTACGCGGAGCTGACCGCCACCGTCTATCCGAGCTAGGCAATTTGATTCTGAACTCTTGGCGCTCGTACACGGATGAAGAGGCAGATGTTTACGCCCAAACGAATGGTGACCCACATAACACCATTACCCCGATTGCCCGGTACCGGGACGGGCAGTTCGAACTGGATCTCGTGTTGCGGAACAACCGGACGAGCGACGAGCATCCGATGGGTATTTTTCACCCCCATGAAGAAGTGCACCATATTAAGAAGGAAAATATCGGCTTGATTGAAGTCATGGGGCTTGCCGTTCTGCCTGGAAGGCTTGTCGATGAAATCGAGGCATTAGGTGATTATATGGTTAATGGAAAACTAGACGATGCTGCTCTGGAAGATGAGCGGACAGCTAAACATGTGCCATGGGCGAAATCCATTGTTAGCGAAACAAGCATAACTACTGACAATGTAGAAGAGGTACTTCAGAAAGAAATCGGCAAGCGTTTTTCTGAGGTACTGGAGCATGCGGGTGTCTTTAAGCGGGACGACGAAGGACAGAAAGCATTTCTTAAGTTTATCAATCAGCTATAG
- a CDS encoding beta-galactosidase, with translation MTYLGVDYYPEHWPKEKIPEDLEGIKGLGANIVRIGEFAWHRMEPEEGQFDFSFFDEVIEKVKQQGLKVMFGTPTATFPAWLAKKEPSILSEDEFGNPRVFGGRRQYCFNSDAYRNYAAVITRKLVEHYRDEEVIISWQIDNEFGHEGSDMCYCDQCHTKFQDYLEEKYSSIDALNDEWGTIFWGQTYNDFSEIPAPKPTVTTHNPSLKLEWARFRSASLNQFAHEMTRIVQEEKGAHQDVTTNVSGGFFGKWFDHAENVKLMDYVSYDNYPVWGGLEEPVSPAEIAMTHDFNRGLLNKNYWIVEELMGAQGHDVIGYLPRPNQAKMWSYQAFAHGCSNMLYFRWRGMTQGAEQFCYGVVDHDNVYGRKYKEVQSLFGDIKNYEHVLNSEIQSDIAVLYDYDNIWSWRGQIQSKDFDFNEELLRLYRPFYNLNSRIDVIPADRAIDAYKVVVVPVMQVMDEGLADRLRAFAERGGTVIFSYRTGLKGKDNNLRLGEVQPGLVRDLVGARIEEIESLTKAHALELKGEGEFASVPAHISVWRDLLVAESADVLYSYQDQFYSDYAAVTKNDFGEGTVYYIGGGLDEAALDVIAEKVVEDHFIGYEKSDENVEVYRRETEEASYLFVMNHSDEIKKHGEIELQPYESKIIKE, from the coding sequence ATGACATATTTAGGTGTAGATTATTATCCTGAACATTGGCCGAAAGAAAAAATACCAGAAGATCTAGAAGGCATTAAAGGTCTTGGAGCAAACATCGTACGGATTGGCGAGTTTGCCTGGCACCGGATGGAGCCCGAGGAAGGGCAATTCGATTTTTCCTTTTTTGATGAAGTGATTGAAAAGGTAAAACAACAAGGGCTAAAAGTAATGTTCGGTACCCCAACGGCGACCTTCCCAGCCTGGCTGGCGAAGAAAGAACCTTCGATTTTGTCTGAGGACGAGTTCGGAAATCCCCGTGTATTTGGAGGACGCCGGCAGTATTGCTTTAATTCCGATGCTTACCGCAACTATGCAGCAGTGATTACACGTAAGCTCGTTGAGCATTACCGCGACGAAGAAGTGATTATCTCCTGGCAGATCGATAATGAGTTCGGTCATGAAGGCAGTGACATGTGTTATTGCGACCAGTGCCATACGAAGTTTCAGGATTATTTAGAAGAAAAGTACTCATCTATCGACGCCTTGAATGACGAGTGGGGAACAATTTTCTGGGGGCAAACGTACAATGATTTTTCTGAAATCCCAGCTCCTAAACCGACGGTGACGACGCACAACCCGAGCTTGAAACTGGAGTGGGCACGCTTTCGTTCTGCATCCTTAAATCAATTTGCTCACGAGATGACACGAATCGTTCAGGAAGAAAAGGGAGCACATCAGGACGTGACAACAAACGTTTCAGGCGGATTTTTCGGAAAATGGTTCGATCATGCTGAAAATGTAAAGCTGATGGATTACGTCTCTTATGATAATTATCCAGTTTGGGGCGGCCTCGAGGAACCGGTGTCACCTGCAGAGATTGCGATGACGCATGATTTCAACCGCGGCCTATTGAACAAGAACTACTGGATTGTCGAAGAGCTGATGGGAGCACAAGGGCATGATGTGATTGGCTATTTGCCAAGACCGAACCAGGCAAAAATGTGGTCCTACCAGGCCTTTGCTCATGGCTGTTCCAACATGCTTTACTTCCGCTGGCGTGGCATGACTCAAGGGGCCGAGCAATTTTGTTACGGGGTCGTTGATCATGACAATGTGTACGGAAGAAAGTATAAGGAAGTTCAATCCTTATTCGGAGATATTAAAAATTACGAGCATGTCTTGAACTCTGAGATTCAGTCAGACATCGCCGTCCTCTATGATTACGATAATATCTGGTCATGGCGCGGTCAAATTCAAAGCAAAGACTTTGATTTTAATGAAGAACTACTGAGGCTGTACCGCCCATTTTATAACTTGAACAGCCGGATTGATGTCATTCCTGCTGATCGAGCCATTGATGCTTACAAAGTGGTTGTGGTGCCGGTTATGCAAGTGATGGATGAAGGACTGGCTGATCGTTTGCGTGCCTTCGCTGAACGTGGTGGAACTGTAATCTTCTCCTACCGTACAGGGTTGAAAGGGAAAGATAACAACCTTCGCTTAGGTGAAGTACAGCCGGGACTGGTCCGGGATCTAGTTGGTGCACGCATTGAAGAGATCGAGTCCTTAACAAAAGCGCATGCATTGGAATTGAAAGGCGAAGGAGAATTTGCATCTGTTCCTGCACATATTTCGGTCTGGCGTGACCTTCTTGTGGCAGAGTCTGCGGACGTTCTCTACAGCTATCAGGATCAATTCTATAGTGACTACGCTGCTGTGACGAAAAACGACTTTGGGGAAGGAACTGTCTATTACATCGGTGGAGGCCTCGATGAAGCAGCCCTTGATGTGATAGCAGAAAAAGTCGTTGAAGACCATTTCATTGGATATGAGAAGTCGGATGAAAATGTGGAAGTGTATCGCCGTGAGACGGAGGAAGCTTCGTATCTTTTCGTCATGAACCATAGTGACGAGATCAAAAAGCACGGAGAAATTGAGCTCCAACCCTATGAAAGCAAGATCATAAAAGAATAG